A stretch of Aedes aegypti strain LVP_AGWG chromosome 2, AaegL5.0 Primary Assembly, whole genome shotgun sequence DNA encodes these proteins:
- the LOC110676966 gene encoding annulin-like, whose product MEGGLSPWMMSPQGANMYDNMEDVPLGITGVDPCLDKNGENHRTSRFEMMNRHKMNTGNPVLVVRRGQPFHLKVYCDRPYDEEKDVISFMLSVHPMDGERVSHGHGTVVHLPLQKADDDADEDESDWRAVLETQEDEVLTISIRPSARASVSKWNLAIDTKQVGFDQVINANVSVDFYLLFNPWCENDYVYLEDEKLREEYVLSDTTMIWRGCNRSFHPTVWKLGQFERDILECSFVLLSTVGRVSATYRGNPVRVARALSATVNSNDDNGALMGRWGNEFPDGTPPTKWIGSVEILQQYYASGTSVRYGQCWVFSGVLATISRALGIPCRVVSNFNSAHDSEASLTIDYYIGENNNHLDEFSSDSTWNFHVWNEMWMQRPDLGEKSGEQYDGWQVVDATPQELSDGMYKLGPAPVKAVKCGEINVNYDCDFVFAEVNADEIYWRYTGPGQPLKLVKKDPTKIGQFISTKAVGSWDREDITESYKYEEKSCDERITMMKALKQASSSFARIYTNEEFHDIDFDVEIRNDVKIGESFTIILNLKNNSDDTPYSIEGMVHVDTVLYTGKLRTPLKAIPFEEEVQPNSTASVELHVEFEEYYSNVLDQNYFKIICSASVLGTNYEYFAEEDYRVRKPDIKINLDNEPSIGLPLYITATLQNPMPIPLTNGVFRFECSGVWQPVEIPCDYIEAGDTAYIKFRMTPQLTGSAQIAAKFNALELNDVDGFASFEVTEDTSELNAGRSLKSSLVFA is encoded by the exons ATGGAAGGTGGATTATCCCCGTGGATGATGTCGCCCCAGGGTGCAAACA TGTATGACAATATGGAGGATGTGCCATTAGGGATCACTGGAGTAGATCCTTGCCTGGACAAGAACGGAGAGAATCACAGGACGAGTAGGTTCGAGATGATGAACCGCCACAAAATGAATACAGGGAATCCTGTGCTGGTGGTGAGGAGAGGTCAACCCTTCCACTTGAAGGTTTACTGCGACAGACCATACGATGAAGAAAAGGACGTGATTTCGTTTATGTTATCAGTGCATCCGATGGATGGAGAAAGGGTTAGCCATGGTCACGGAACGGTGGTACATTTGCCACTGCAGAAGGCAGATGACGATGCGGATGAAGATGAATCGGATTGGAGAGCCGTGTTGGAGACGCAGGAGGATGAAGTACTCACGATAAGTATTAGACCTTCGGCTAGGGCTTCGGTTTCCAAGTGGAACTTGGCCATTGATACCAAGCAGGTTGGGTTCGATCAGGTGATCAACGCGAACGTTTCAGTGGATTTTTACCTACTGTTCAATCCATGGTGTGAAAATGACTACGTATATCTGGAAG ATGAGAAACTACGCGAGGAATATGTGCTCAGCGATACGACAATGATTTGGCGAGGTTGCAATCGGAGTTTCCATCCAACGGTTTGGAAGCTGGGACAGTTCGAAAGGGATATCCTGGAGTGCAGTTTCGTTTTGTTGTCCACGGTTGGGCGAGTGAGTGCTACATACCGTGGGAACCCAGTTCGAGTGGCACGAGCGCTGTCTGCAACTGTTAACAGCAATGATGACAATGGCGCACTGATGGGAAGATGGGGCAACGAGTTCCCAGATGGCACACCCCCGACAAAGTGGATTGGCTCGGTAGAAATTCTACAGCAGTATTACGCATCGGGAACGTCCGTGCGGTATGGACAGTGCTGGGTATTCTCCGGAGTGTTGGCTACAA TCTCACGTGCCCTAGGAATTCCTTGCCGAGTAGTGTCCAATTTTAATTCAGCACACGACTCAGAAGCATCGCTAACTATTGATTATTACATCGGCGAGAACAACAATCATCTGGATGAGTTCAGTTCAGATTCTACATGGAACTTCCACGTGTGGAACGAAATGTGGATGCAAAGGCCTGATTTAGGGGAGAAGTCCGGTGAGCAGTACGATGGATGGCAAGTGGTTGATGCAACGCCACAGGAGCTGTCTGATGGAATGTACAAGCTTGGACCGGCACCGGTGAAGGCAGTTAAATGCGGTGAAATCAACGTAAATTACGATTGTGATTTTGTGTTCGCGGAAGTCAACGCCGATGAGATCTATTGGAGGTACACAGGACCCGGTCAGCCATTGAAGCTTGTGAAGAAGGATCCTACCAAAATTGGACAGTTTATTAGTACCAAAGCGGTTGGATCATGGGACCGTGAAGATATCACCGAATCGTACAAATATGAAGAGAAGTCCTGCGATGAAAGGATCACAATGATGAAGGCGTTGAAACAAGCTAGCAGTTCTTTTGCGAGGATTTATACAAATGAAGAGTTTCATGACATTGACTTCGATGTGGAAATTCGGAATGATGTGAAAATTGGAGAATCATTCACGATTATTTTGAACCTCAAGAATAATTCTGACGATACACCTTACTCAATTGAGGGAATGGTTCACGTTGACACCGTTCTTTATACTGGAAAGTTGAGGACACCCTTGAAAGCCATTCCATTCGAGGAAGAAGTTCAACCAAACTCAACCGCTTCCGTAGAGTTGCACgtagaatttgaagaatactACAGTAATGTTTTGGATCAGAACTACTTTAAGATCATATGCTCAGCCAGTGTCCTAGGTACCAACTACGAATATTTCGCTGAAGAAGATTATCGCGTTCGTAAGCCCGATATTAAGATCAATTTAGATAACGAACCCAGTATTGGATTACCGCTCTACATTACGGCAACCCTCCAAAACCCAATGCCCATTCCACTGACCAATGGCGTGTTCAGATTCGAATGCTCTGGTGTATGGCAGCCTGTTGAAATTCCCTGCGATTACATTGAGGCCGGCGATACGGCATATATTAAATTTCGCATGACACCTCAACTAACAGGCAGTGCGCAGATTGCCGCGAAATTCAACGCCCTTGAGCTAAACGATGTGGATGGCTTCGCTTCTTTCGAAGTAACCGAGGACACTTCAGAACTCAACGCAGGACGCTCGCTCAAAAGCAGTCTCGTTtttgcatga